TCGTAACCATGGAGGATGTGAAGGCGAGCGCGGAGGCGGCTGCAAGACCCAGGATGGTGTGGAAAACGGGGTTGGCGCATGTGCGTCTCCAGGCTGTTAGCCTCGCCGCTGCGTCCCTAGCCTCCGCGGCGAGCCTCTCTAGCACACCGTCCATGGCGTCACTCACCGCTGGCTGTGCGCATCAACAGGGCGCCCACCAGGAGTATCACGGCTACGCCTATGAGCCCGGCTACTATGTAGCCTATAGTGTCTGGTAGCCCTGGCACCGTGTAGTCGGTGAATGGTGTCCACTCGGGCACCTCAGCCTCCTCAAGCCCGATCATCTCCGCTGCGACGTCGAGAGGCTCCTTGTACCCCACTAGCTTGGCGCCAATGACGCCGAACAGTGGGCTCACCAGCAGCAACACCATTACCACTAGCATCGCCGTCTTGTGCCTCGAGACTAGGCTACGAACACGAGCCAGGAGCCCCGCCACACCGCCTCACCCCCTAGCCGCGACCGCCTCAACCATCCTGGCCTTGGATACCACGAGGTGAGGTGCCCTAGAGTACACGTAGTCCACCACGAGCGCGGTTATCACACCCTCGATGACGCCTAAGACCGCATGCCAAAAGCCCATCACCGGGACTGTCACCGCGACGCCGTAGGGGAACTGGGGCGAGAGCCCAATCTCCAAGCCGCAAGCCACGCCAGCGAGTGTTATCCCAAGCCACCCGCCGAGGAAGGCGCCGAGAAGCCTGCCGGTTCTCGAGCCGCCGAGAGCCCCGTACACAAGCCTATACACGTAGTAGCCCACCAGGACGTCGATTATGGCCATGTTGAGTATGTTGGCGCCGAGCGCCGTGATGCCACCATCGTGGAACACTAGACACTGTACTATCAACACTAGGCTCATCGCTAGGAATCCGAGCCAGGGGCCGAGGAGTATCCCTGCAAGCGCGCCGCCGACAAAGTGTAGCGAAGTGCCGCCGGGAATCGGCCAGTTTAGCATCTGGGCCACGAAGATAGCGGCAGCTAGCACCGTCACGGCCGCTGCGGTGGCAGGGCCCCACACGCTACGCGCCTTGCGCAGAGCGATAACGCCGAACGCCAGCGTCGCTGCATAGGTGGCGACTACCCATGGAAGCGAGAGGAAACCATCGGGGATGTGCATCCTCTAACCTACCGGCTAGCTTGCACACCCATAAGCCACGTGAATAGGGTACTGGAGGAACCCGCCACATTCACAAATCAGAAACATAGGCCGAGACCATATCCCCATGCAGACTATCCTCGCGTCACTAGAGCAAGAGGAGAACCACAACACCATCTGGCAACATCAACGGTAATACAGCGGACGTGCAGAGCCGCATGGAGGAGACACTCCAGCTGTAACGCCTTCCACCTCTAACGCATCGCTCCGCATGGCAGCACATCTACTCGGGCCGTGCGATACACTCGCGAGGCGAGACGCGAGTCGCCTTGCCCTGTGCCCGGCGGTGTGGTTAGCTGTTTTGTCTTCGCCGGTTTGTGTGCAACTCTCGGGGTTCGCGTCGTGCCCGGCGTGAGGGTCTGTGCTCGTATATTCATCGAGTGTGGTGGCATACGTGTTGCCGGTAGGGGTCTCGTCGAGGCTCTCGAGGCTATCGAGAGGGAGGGTAGTATCCGTGGAGCTGCAAGGGCACTGGGGATTAACTATAGGAGGTTGTTGTCCCGTATCCACCGTGCTGAGCGCGTGCTTGGCGTCAAGCTCATCGATGTCACGGGGAGCGGGTCACGGCTGACCGAGGAGGCTAGGAGGCTTATCCGCGCGTTTCGCGAGCTAGAGGCCCTCGTTGGCGGCAAGTGTGTTGAGGCTGGCTTCGAGTGTAACGATTGAATAGGCTCTACTCTCCCTCGGAGGCTACTGGGCCGCTCTCTTTGCATTAGGGGCGCGCCTCTCTTATACCGTGAGCCTTGTCTAATTCTTGACTGTAATCGTGGAGGAGTAGTATCTGGGGTGCGTGACTGAGGCTGGGTGAGGCTTGGCGGGGGACGGGTGGAGGCTTCACGGTGTCTATTGGTATGCTTGCCCCCACTGCGGGGGCCCCATAGGCGATGATCGCCTCTATCACAGGTTGCCGTGCGCCCGTTGCCTCCCGGACGATAGGCTCTCGCTGCTAGAGCCTAACCCCGATGGCACCTATGATCCTCGCCGTGTGGCTGAGCTGTTGGAGCCGCGTGAGGATAGCCCTTACCTTGCGCTCGCGGAGCTCGAGAGGGAGGTTGAGAGGGCTGAGGCTTTCTTCGAGAAGGCGATGGGCTCCCGCTTTTGGAGTGTGCAGAGGACGTGGCTGAGGCGTGTACTGCGGGGCAAGAGCTTCGCTGCTATAGCGCCGACGGGTATCGGCAAGACCACCTTCGGGACCTTCACGGCCGTGTATCTAGCCGCCACGAGGGGCGTGAAGAGCTACATCGTCGTGCCGACAACTCCTCTCGTTGAGCAGGTGGAGGAGAGGGCTAGGAGGTTCGCCGAGGCCATCGACCCGGGCGTCAGGATAGTCGCCATTCACAGCAGGTTGCCTAGGAAGGAGTTGAAGAGGCGGATGGACGCGTACCGAAACTGCGACTTCGACGTCCTGATAACCACCTCTAGCTTCATGTTGCGCCACGTTGACGAGATAATATCGGTGCTTGAGGGGAAGTGCGGCCAGCGCTTCTACCTCGTGTTCGTAGACGACGTTGACTCCGTGCTGAAGAGTAGTAAGAGTGTCGACGCTGTGCTCAAGATAGTCGGGTTTAGCGACGAGGATATCAAGGCTGGCTGGGAGCTTCTCAAGCTGCGCAGGGAGATTGCACGGCTCTCAGCGAGGGCACGCTCCAAGGGCGAGATTGACCCTAGGCTCGCGGAGCTCATCGAGAAGGCACGTGAGCTCGAAAAGCGCTTCGAGGGGAAGAGGCGTTGCGTCTGCGGAAGGTGCAACCATAGAGACTGTGTCTCCGTGCTCGTGGTGTCCTCTGCCACTGGGAGGCCACGGGGCACACGCGTACGCCTCTTCTCCGTGCTCTTAGGGTTCGAGGCGGGCTCACGCCCCGAACTATACCGCAACATTGTAGACACGTATGTCAAGCCGCGTGACGGGATAGAGGAGGAGGTTGTTAGGCTCGTCAAGAGGCTCGGAGACGGCGGCCTCGTCTATGTCCCGGTGGATAAGGGCGCCTCCTACGCCGAGAGGCTCGCCCAGCTCCTCTCGGATGCCGGGGTCAGAGCGGAGCCTTTCACCGCGAGGAACCCGGATGCACTCGAGAGGTTCCGTAGGGGCGAGACGCAGGTCCTGGTGGGCGTCGCGATATACTATGGTGTTGCGGTGCGTGGCCTCGACCTCCCCGAGAGGATAAGGTACGCTGTGTTCGCGGGCGTTCCTCGCCACAAGTTCTCCGCGCGCTTCGAGGACCCGCACCCAACCAACATCATGAGGGTATTGGGGCTCCTGGCTGAGCACGCGCCGGACGACGTGAGGAGTGAGGCTGAGAAGCTCCTGGCTAGGCTGCGGAGGATCGTCCGGAGGCTCTCGGCGGCCGCCCTCCAGAAGCTCGCGGAGGAGTTGAGGAGCGGGGAGGTGTCGAGCGACGCTGCTAGGCTCTTCCAGGAGGCACTGAGGTTCGTCCGCGAGGCTCTCTCGAGGAGTGATGTCTGGGAGGCTCTTGAGAAGGCGCCGGACGTGGCGATAGTGAGAGAGGGCGACAAGAGCTACATCATGATACCCGACGTGGCCACCTACATCCAGGCGAGTGGTAGGACCTCGAGGCTCTACGCGGGCGGTATAACCAAGGGCCTCTCAGTGATAGTCGTGGACGATGATAGGCTGCTGGAGGGTCTTAGGAGGAGGCTACGCTGGTACATCGGCGAGGCTGAGATAAGGCCCCTCGAGGAGGTGGACCTCGACAAGCTGCTCCGCGAGATAGACGAGGACCGCCGGCGCGTTAGGGATGTGCTCTCGGGGCGCGTGAAGCCAGAGTACCTGGAGCTGGTGAAAACCGCGCTGCTCATAGTCGAGTCGCCCAACAAGGCCAGGACTATCGCCAGGTTCTTCGGTAGGCCGAGCGTCCGTGAGATAGCGGGTCTCCGCGCGTACGAGGTGTCGACCGGCGACTATGTGCTCACGATAGTCGCGTCGGGAGGCCACATCTACGACCTAGCCAAGACCTACTACCCGCTCGACGTGATACCATCCTGGTGGCTACGCGAGTTCAACTTCGAGGGGCGCGTCGCAAGCATAGACGAGTTCGTCACGGGCTTCGACTGGAGCAGCGCCGAGAACAAGCACGGTGTGTTCGTCGCGAAGAGGGGTAGCGTCCGGTACCTACCCGTGTACACGCCACTCGTCCGCTGCCCGGACTGCGGCTTCCAGAGCGCCGCGAACCCGTCACTAGCCCCCAACGAGGAGCAGACCATACGCGACGTCATCAAGGCGAGGCTCGGCAAGGATGTCGACCCGTTCGACGAGAAGAGCTTGCCACGCTACTGCCCGAGGTGCGGCTCACCCTCCGTGAGGACCAGCCTACCCGTGATAGAGGCGCTGAGAGAGCTAGCCTCCGAGGTTGACATGGTGATGATCGGCACCGACCCTGACACTGAGGGCGAGAAGATTGGGTGGGACGTGGCTGCTCTCATAGCACCGTTCGCCAATAAGCTCGTGAGGGTCGAGTTCCACGAGGTGACGAGGAAGGCTATACTGGAGGCTATACGCAACCCGAGGCCCTTCAACCCGAGGCTAGTAGAGGCCCAGACGGTGAGGCGCGTAGAGGACCGGTGGATAGGCTTCACACTCTCCCCGATACTCTGGCGCGACTTCTGGCTCAACTACTACTGCCCGAGGATGACCGAGAGGCTGAGAAAACGCCTTGAGGCCATCCGCGCCAAGATACGCGCCTTGCGCAGGAGGGGCATGCGAGTACCAGACGAGCTGAAGAAGAGAATGGAGCGTATCGAGGCGCTCCTCAGAGCCTGTGAGGGCCCCAACCGTAACCTGAGCGCGGGTAGGGTCCAGACGCCAGTGCTAGGCTGGGTGATAGACCGTTGGTCTAGGTTTAGCGGGGAGCAGAAGGCTTGCGCCGCGCGCCGTGGGCTGCCCAGCGAGGAGTGCCCGCGGCTACAGGTTACGGTGTCGAGTGATGGCGTGCGTGTCGTCTTCGAGGCTCCTGGGTCGCTGGCGCCAAGGCTGAGGCCGGGTACTCTCGTCGAGCTCGTCGAGGTTGGCAGGGAGGTTGTCGAGGAGAACCCGTTGCCGCCCTACACCACTGACACTATGCTGGCCGACGCGTGGGACAAGCTGAGGCTACCCGCGCCGGTAGCAATGCAGCTCGCGCAGGAGCTGTTCGAGATGGGCTTCATCACCTACCATAGGACGGACTCGACGCGGGTCAGCGACGCTGGTATCGCGGTTGCGCGCGAGTATATACGCCAGAAGTGGGGCGAGGAGGGTCTCGAGAAGCTCTTCCGCCCGAGGCGCTGGGAGCCGCCAAGGCTGATTGGTGTCGAGGCAGCCCACGAGGCTATACGCCCCACGAGACCGATAGATGCTGATACCCTCCGGAGGCTCATAGAGGAGGGTGTGATTGAGACCCCGAGGCCGTTGACAAAGAGGCACCTGGCGCTATACGATCTCATCTTCCGCAGGTTCATAGCGAGCCAGATGGCGCCCGCCAGGGTAGAGCTCCAGGTGTTGGAGGTTCGCCTGGGCGGCGAGAAGCTGGTAGAGGTCAAGAGGAGAGCGAAGATCGTTGAAGAGGGGTTCCTTATGATCTATAAGCCGTGGGAGGTTGAGGGGGAGGCGCCTGCCGGCGAGTACCGGGTTGTCAGTGTGAGGGGTAGGCCAGAGACCTGGCCGTTGACGCAAGCAGAGGTTGTGAGGATGATGAAGGAGAGGAAGATTGGCAGGCCGAGCACCTACGCTAGGATCGTCGAGACTCTACACCAGAGGAAGTATGTGAAGACTCTGCCCAAAACCGGGTGGCTGATGCCTATGCCGCGCGGCCGCCTGGTGTACAAGTACTTGGCCGAGGAGCTTGGTAGCAAGATACCCGTCGTGAGAAACATGATATCCGAGGAGAGGACGAGGGAGCTACTAGAGCAGATGGATCTCGTCGAGGAGGGTAAGGTGGACTACCAGGTGCTCCTGGACGAGGTTTACCGGGAGCTACTGGAGGTTGAGAAGGCGCTGAAGGAGCTGACGGGGGGCACCCCAACGCCTCCCAAATGATTTATACTTATCCATCCGGATGTTTGGATGGGAGAGGCTTTAGCCCTCAGCATGGCCTAGGGGTGCGCAAGTAATGGCCTCGGATGGTAAGACGCTACGCATAGCACTACTTCACATGAAGCTGAAGCTGCTAGTCAAGAGGACGAATCTCGACCGGGCTAGGAAGCTGTTGAGGGAAGCCGTGAGCAGGAACTCTGGCGGTATACACGTGGCGGTGCTACCCGCCTTTGTCAACATCGGCGCATTCTACCTCTACTACCCCGAGGCGAGAGCCAAGAACATTGTGAAGCACCAGGCTGAGAGGATACCCGGGCCGACCACAGAGTACCTCAGCAAGGTTGCCATCGAGAACGGCGTGTACATCATAGGCGGGCCTATAATAGAGAGGGCGGGCCCAAGGATATTCATGACGACCTTCGTCCTAGCGCCCAACGGCGAGATCATATACAAGTATAGGAAGCTAGTGCTCAACGAGAGGGAGAAGAGCTATGGCATAAGTAGCGGGAGGGAAGTGGTTACCCTCGAGCAGCTGCCTAGACGGATAGGCGTTATGTCGGAGGATGACCTGCTGGCACCCGAGGTGGCTAGGAGCCTAGTCCTCCAGGGTTCAACCGCGATTGTCCTCACGCTCAGCTTCTCCCAGCCAATAAACCTCGTCAAGAACCTCCTTCTCGCCAGGAGCATCGAGAACCACGTACCGATCCTGGCGCTGGGTGGTATAGTAGAGCACGCCACCGAGAGGAAAGAAGTACCAACGATAATCGTCGACCCTGAGCAAGGCACGATAGCAGAGGAGCACTCAGGCGAGGAGAAGCCCCTAATAGTCGAGATGAGAGTGGATAAGGCGCTCAACCCCGGGACAAGCACAAACAACAACGATAACATGAGGATGGCTGAGCTGCTCTGTAGGGTACTCCGCGAGCTCAAAATGTCCAGATAGCAGGGAGAGACACCCACAAGTTAACCGTACTGTTCACTCCGCGCGCTGTCCGCCCAAACCGAGACTGTAACTCCACACTGACTGCTCCCCAGGCTTTCTGAGCCAGAGGTCCGGGGTTCAAATCCCCGCGGGCCCGCCACAAAACAATCAACTGCACCTCGCGACTAGGAGACCGTTACCGATTCATCCGCGTGTCTAAGTGGGATACGGGGGTGTTTGGAGCTTGTCTCGCGAGGTTGTAGTTAGGGTTAGAGTGCCTGCCCACTACACGGGGGACGTGGAGAGAGAGATTAGGCTGGCTTACGCCATAGACCTTTTCGTCCGCGGGGTGATTAGTGTTGAACGTGCAGCTGAGCTGGCTGACATGAGCCTCTACGACTTCCTCTACGAGCTCCGTAAGAGAGGGATAGTGGCCTACCAGTACAGCGACGAGGAGGCAAGGGAGGAGTTAAAAATTGAATAGACGCTGTATTGTGGTCAACTCGAGTGTCGTAATAGCCCTAGCGCGGGTGAACCTACTAGACGTCATAATCAGACTCTACAAAGAAGTCATCATACCCTCTGCGGTATATGACGAGGTCGTGATTAGAGGTCAGGGTAGGCCTGGATCCGAGGAGCTTGAAATGCTGGTACAGCAAGGTAAAGCTAGGCTTCTCAGTCCAGGCGATAAGAGGCTAGTAGAGGCGTTACACGATCCACTGGGCCTCGGTGAAGCAGAAGCGATAGCACTAGCGCTTGAACATGGTTGCATCGTTGCGCTCGATGATAGAATTGCTAGATCCAAAGCCAGGTCTATGGGGTTGAAGGTTATAGGCACGCTTGGACTTCTACGGGAAGCTTACGATACAAACATCATAGATAAGGATAGGTTAATCCAAAGCCTAGAGCAACTTAGACAACACGGTTTCAGGATATCGGAGCGTGTATTACGGGAACTTATAGGTAAGCTGGGTTAAGCAAACAGCATAGCGTTATATCCGCATTTGAAGCTCTTAGCCACCCCGTGAACCCCTGGAACCACCGCACTGTAACCATAGTCTAGATCCGCTCAACGACCATAGAAAATGCATGCACGCTATGCATACCAGGCTGTACCCCCGATAGAGCGCCAGCCTTCGGAGCCCCAAGACCCCTCTGAACTACGGAGACGAGGATGGCGCCAGCCAAGGTACTAACGTCACCTAATAGGGTGTCAACGCCTCCTCTACTCCAACACCTACGATCACCCGTTGTGTAGGAGCTTGGTGCTCGGCCGCCGGTCAGTCGTCACAGCCTTGCGGCTCGGGGCCCGTAACTCTCCTCACAGCATTCCAGTTGCCAGCCTTACACCGGAGCCCTATTAGCCATAAGCTACTCGCCGGAGCCGAGAATATACCAGAGTCGTGTATCTGGATGTTTCACACACATCTCCTTCTGTTGAGCCTCGGTTCCAGATTTTGAACAGTGTCGCGTCTAGACGAGGGGTGGTTATAGGGGGCGTATGGCGTATACTCTCTGGCAGGCGCGTTAGGGTGAGCTAGTTGAGCCTGGAGGAGTTGTTCAAGGAGCTTGAGAGGATACGACGCATACTACAAGCTTACGGCTTGATGCCCGTCGAGGAGTATGAGCCCCCGTTCGACCCCCGCGAAGGCATACTCCACCCACTCTACAGCCTCGAGCCCGAAGAAGAGTACTACAGGGTGCTTGTTGACCTGCCGGGAGCCGATATGGACACTCTGCGAGTATACACTGAGGGCAACGACCTCGTGATTGAGGCTAGCCTGGAGAGAGCCGTCGAGATAGAGACGCCATGGAGCCTCGAGAGGAGGGTAGTGCTGCGAAGATACCGCAGAAGGATACCACTGCCACCAGATGCAGATCCAAGCGGCCTCAAACTGCGCGTCTATCCCTCGCGCAAGATAATTGAGGTTCTTATCCCTCGGCGTTAGCCTCGTGACGCCGCTTTCGTCTCCTTCTCCTCATCCTCATCACCATCATCGCTGCTACCGCGGCTAGACCCGCATATGTCGAGAGAACACCCGCGTCAACGACTATAATATCCGTGCTTGTATAGGCGGCGCGCACCTTGCCGATGCCCGAGCACGCCAACGTTACATTAATCCACGCTTTCACGATCTCAACGGGTAGCGGCGAGAGCGGCTTGTAGACCGCTACACTCTCTCCAATCTCTCTCCTCGTAACGTTACCCACAACACCATTGATATCGTACTTTACCCTCTTATCGACTCCATGCATACCGGCAAAACCGTCAACGCTGCACCTTGTCGTGTTCATGGTTACTGTTATCCTGTAGTCGGCTCTGACAAGACCCCCGAACAACACCACTTGAAGCTTCTCCGCACTAAGACTGACCCTCATGTATGCAGTCAACTTGCCTATAACAAAGAATGTCTCCTCAGCATCGCTACTTACGTCTGGCACTTCAACTGCAACCAGAACATGATGGCTCGTGCCGCGTTCGTAAGGCCCTAGGGTTATACAAGAACTTGTGCTAGCTACTAGCTCGCGCTTCTCCTCCAGCACGCGTTCCCCATCGACCAGCACCACTACATTAGCCTCGATTTTATCCACACCGAGCTTCTCGAGACCGTAGACGCCTAGGCCGTAGCATAGCCTCGCTGTGCGCGATACCGGATCGACCCTCAGGTCTAGTATCTCGGTGCGCACGCCAGGTACTAGGATGTTGACGGGAACCAGTATGACCGGCCTCGCACGGACGCCACTAGCCGTCTCCTCGGAAGGCCCAACGACGTACACACCATACTTGTAGAAGCCCGGTCGAAGCGCAATAATCGTGACATTGATGCCGACGAGCCCGCCACCGCTATAGACGGGGGATAGTCTAACCTCTACGCCATCCCTTAACCCCATGAGGTGTACGGCGCGCCACTCTGTAGCCGGGACACCGAGAAACCGTATGACCACGCTGGTCCACTTACCCTGAGGCACGACAGCATCAATGCGTGTGGGTGCAATTACGAATCCTTTGCCGCCAACCTCTGCGGCCAGAGCATGAGTGTGTGGTGCAAGGAGTAGGAGGAGTAATGTTGTGCTAAGGAGCAAAAAACGAGTGTTATACTCCAAGGTGTATGTCACCTCACACTTGTTGTATAGTCACATCGACTGTAGCCGTGTAGGTGCCCGCTGGTGCACCCACCGGGACTAGTATCAACGGCCAGATATGCAGGTATGGGTACTGGTTGCTCGCGTAGATGCCGGCTAGAACCGCGTTGTAAGGCACCGGGTATACCGGCGTGAACACAAGGTTTATCGTGCCTGCAGTGGCATCTACACTACCATTTACAATGGCGTATAGCCTGGCAGTGCTACCATCAGCAAGCGTTATTGTAGCATTTATGACTGCAAATGCGGTCTGGTTGTAGTCATAGAACTTCACTGCGCTGGTAGGTACGCTAGTGCTATACCCGCCGACGAAAGCATAGTCGGCCGCCGTGTTAAGATCCACATAGCTAACTGTGCTAGCTGTTGTCGTCGCGTTGGATGTATCAACATCGTAATCGCAGCTACTGTGTATTATTAGTGCCTCGTCGCCGCTGAACGCATTGTTATTCGCTATGCTGCTATCCGGATCAGCTAGTAATAGACAAACAGTCACCTGGGTTGCCTTGACATACGTGTCAGTTGCTGGGTCATATTTTATCTGAACCACTGGTATAGTGACTTGCTTCGCATATATGTATGGGTACCATTCGGTCTCGTTGAGCGTACCGCTATTAGTCGATGGCTCAGACTCGTAAAGTGTGTTTAGAAAGCCCTCTGGAAGATCGATCCACGTTAACTGCGATAACGCTGTACTATACTGTGTGCCGAGGTTGTCCGCACTCTTGTCGAGAGTTATAGTGAAGGTTTTTACAGTGTAGATGGCTGTCGAGGATAATGCTTCACTTGTGTTCACCGAGTCTATCTTGTAGGTTGCGCCGAGCAGGGGCTGCGCTAAGCCGGCTGGGTAAGATGGTGGCAGCGAGAAGGTAACAGAGTAGTAGACTGTGAAGTTGACGTTCACACCCGTTAGGTTGAGTATAACATCATCTTTTGTGGTTGTGTTGACCCACATGTTCCAACCGTCATAGTTCATTGTCTTGACTGTCGCGGGGTCCACCTTGATGCTCGAAGTGCCGTCTACAACGGTTGCTCCGGTAAAGCCGGTCACGCTGACTGTTACGGTTGCCGTCTGGCTACCCGCTAGAAGCAAACTGGGTGTAAGTATGGCCGTAACAATGACTACTGCTATCAAGAAAACGCCTCGGCGCACCATCACTACCCCCAATCAATTATGGGTATGGTGCCCGCATGTAACAAGTTAAAAATTGATAGTATAAATTATGACTGATGCATACATCTAATCATGATTTCATGTACTTATACGGATTCTGGTATCAATCATACTGTCCATACAAAGCGCGGGAAGGATACTGGTAGTCGGTATTCGTTTCAAATCTGCGGCAACGAGTTTACCCACGTGTATAGTCATGGTGTAGTATATACGGCACGGCCGCACACCCGAGCGCGGAGAGGGTACAAAAAGCCATGTTTGTCCGGTGCATCTCGCCGATCGTAGCTAGTATAATCATCATCTCCGTTACAATTGCGATTGCCATTGCAGTGGCTGGTTTTGCATTCAACATATTCACAGGGTATCAGGAGAAAGGTGAGGTACTGCGAGTGATTGACGCATATTTTTACTATACTCGCGAGCGTGTAAATACAATATGCACCGAGCCTCCCTGCGGGTTTCTAATAGCCAGGATACTTGTCGAGTCGGGGCACCCCACTGTGCTAGAGTTTACCCTCAACGACCTCACCTACAAGCCGTCATCATGCATATGGTATACTAGTTCGAGTTACACACTAGACCCGGGCGACAATATAGTCGTGCTCACAAAACGACTATGCATTGTCGTATCGAAATACGCTGATCCAAACCGCTACAACCTACTATACAAGCTCATGTATAGCGTGCAGAGCACATCCCAGTTACCTACTACCCTAAGGATACTGCTCATCAACTACCTCACGATACACACGGACAACCCCACTCAACAACACTTCTCAATGCTAACGAGCAACGCAGTCTACAGGTATATCGTACCTGGCAGAAACGTGGAGCTCTCATAGCAGCTCGACACTAACCCGACGACCAGGAATGCAAGTACGCCAGGCCAGGCCCAAGAAAAATGCGAAACAAAACCTAGATATACCCCAGGCCAGAGGCATGATGTGAAACGGAACGCGCGGGTTTCCCAACGCCGGGGGCGTGCCGGGGTAGCTCAGCTGGTAGAGCGCCGGGCTGTTAACCCGGTGGTCGGTGGTTCGAATCCACCCCCCGGCGCCACATCCTCCCCACTTCTACCACTTGATGTAAATAGGTGCAACACCGGGTCGTGTCACTCATCCCTGCAATAGCGGGATGCGTATAACACGCTGTAAACGTTGATTTTTGATAGTATATCTACGCGTCCTGCTGCATTACGCCTATTTGTTTGTCTAGTTCTCTCTTGAATCTCTCCCACCAGTCGAGTGCTGCTCTCGGGTCTTTCACCATCCTCTCGGCCCACTGGGTGTGGCCCGTCTCGGCTGCTATCGTGGCGACAAGGTCCCGTGTCCTGGCCGTCTCCCAGTGGGATGGCTCGGCTTTCGCGAGTCTCGAGTACAGTGCTATCCTGGCGTACATTCTCCTCGCGTGCTCGCGTAGGTTCTTGTCGACTCCGAGTATCTCGCGGTACATTGCTTGTATCAGCTTCTCTAGCCAGCCGCGGTGGAAGCGGCAGAAGCCCGCGTTGTCCACCAGATACTCGTTGATTATCCTCTCGTAGGCTGTCTTTGCGAACTCCTCTGGCTCCATGAAGGTTGGCGAGTAGTTGGTCCAGTACTTGCCGGTGACGTAGACCGGTGCTACTAGGCCTGGTGTCCAGTAGAGGTTGAGGGTCATGTAGCCCTCCTCGCCGAAAGCCGCGTAGACCGTGTAGCTTCTCGGGTCGGTGTCGAGCCTCTCGGCTAGCTCTCGTGCCGCGCCGCGTAGTCCGCGCTCGGCTATCAACTGTAGAACTGGGCAACCGCGGCCTCCCTCGTGGAGGATCTTCTCGAGTATGATCCTGGCGAGCCTGGC
The Pyrolobus fumarii 1A DNA segment above includes these coding regions:
- a CDS encoding PDGLE domain-containing protein → MAGLLARVRSLVSRHKTAMLVVMVLLLVSPLFGVIGAKLVGYKEPLDVAAEMIGLEEAEVPEWTPFTDYTVPGLPDTIGYIVAGLIGVAVILLVGALLMRTASGE
- a CDS encoding energy-coupling factor ABC transporter permease, with protein sequence MHIPDGFLSLPWVVATYAATLAFGVIALRKARSVWGPATAAAVTVLAAAIFVAQMLNWPIPGGTSLHFVGGALAGILLGPWLGFLAMSLVLIVQCLVFHDGGITALGANILNMAIIDVLVGYYVYRLVYGALGGSRTGRLLGAFLGGWLGITLAGVACGLEIGLSPQFPYGVAVTVPVMGFWHAVLGVIEGVITALVVDYVYSRAPHLVVSKARMVEAVAARG
- a CDS encoding winged helix-turn-helix domain-containing protein, producing MPGVRVCARIFIECGGIRVAGRGLVEALEAIEREGSIRGAARALGINYRRLLSRIHRAERVLGVKLIDVTGSGSRLTEEARRLIRAFRELEALVGGKCVEAGFECND
- the rgy gene encoding reverse gyrase — translated: MAGDGWRLHGVYWYACPHCGGPIGDDRLYHRLPCARCLPDDRLSLLEPNPDGTYDPRRVAELLEPREDSPYLALAELEREVERAEAFFEKAMGSRFWSVQRTWLRRVLRGKSFAAIAPTGIGKTTFGTFTAVYLAATRGVKSYIVVPTTPLVEQVEERARRFAEAIDPGVRIVAIHSRLPRKELKRRMDAYRNCDFDVLITTSSFMLRHVDEIISVLEGKCGQRFYLVFVDDVDSVLKSSKSVDAVLKIVGFSDEDIKAGWELLKLRREIARLSARARSKGEIDPRLAELIEKARELEKRFEGKRRCVCGRCNHRDCVSVLVVSSATGRPRGTRVRLFSVLLGFEAGSRPELYRNIVDTYVKPRDGIEEEVVRLVKRLGDGGLVYVPVDKGASYAERLAQLLSDAGVRAEPFTARNPDALERFRRGETQVLVGVAIYYGVAVRGLDLPERIRYAVFAGVPRHKFSARFEDPHPTNIMRVLGLLAEHAPDDVRSEAEKLLARLRRIVRRLSAAALQKLAEELRSGEVSSDAARLFQEALRFVREALSRSDVWEALEKAPDVAIVREGDKSYIMIPDVATYIQASGRTSRLYAGGITKGLSVIVVDDDRLLEGLRRRLRWYIGEAEIRPLEEVDLDKLLREIDEDRRRVRDVLSGRVKPEYLELVKTALLIVESPNKARTIARFFGRPSVREIAGLRAYEVSTGDYVLTIVASGGHIYDLAKTYYPLDVIPSWWLREFNFEGRVASIDEFVTGFDWSSAENKHGVFVAKRGSVRYLPVYTPLVRCPDCGFQSAANPSLAPNEEQTIRDVIKARLGKDVDPFDEKSLPRYCPRCGSPSVRTSLPVIEALRELASEVDMVMIGTDPDTEGEKIGWDVAALIAPFANKLVRVEFHEVTRKAILEAIRNPRPFNPRLVEAQTVRRVEDRWIGFTLSPILWRDFWLNYYCPRMTERLRKRLEAIRAKIRALRRRGMRVPDELKKRMERIEALLRACEGPNRNLSAGRVQTPVLGWVIDRWSRFSGEQKACAARRGLPSEECPRLQVTVSSDGVRVVFEAPGSLAPRLRPGTLVELVEVGREVVEENPLPPYTTDTMLADAWDKLRLPAPVAMQLAQELFEMGFITYHRTDSTRVSDAGIAVAREYIRQKWGEEGLEKLFRPRRWEPPRLIGVEAAHEAIRPTRPIDADTLRRLIEEGVIETPRPLTKRHLALYDLIFRRFIASQMAPARVELQVLEVRLGGEKLVEVKRRAKIVEEGFLMIYKPWEVEGEAPAGEYRVVSVRGRPETWPLTQAEVVRMMKERKIGRPSTYARIVETLHQRKYVKTLPKTGWLMPMPRGRLVYKYLAEELGSKIPVVRNMISEERTRELLEQMDLVEEGKVDYQVLLDEVYRELLEVEKALKELTGGTPTPPK
- a CDS encoding carbon-nitrogen hydrolase family protein; translated protein: MASDGKTLRIALLHMKLKLLVKRTNLDRARKLLREAVSRNSGGIHVAVLPAFVNIGAFYLYYPEARAKNIVKHQAERIPGPTTEYLSKVAIENGVYIIGGPIIERAGPRIFMTTFVLAPNGEIIYKYRKLVLNEREKSYGISSGREVVTLEQLPRRIGVMSEDDLLAPEVARSLVLQGSTAIVLTLSFSQPINLVKNLLLARSIENHVPILALGGIVEHATERKEVPTIIVDPEQGTIAEEHSGEEKPLIVEMRVDKALNPGTSTNNNDNMRMAELLCRVLRELKMSR
- a CDS encoding UPF0175 family protein → MSREVVVRVRVPAHYTGDVEREIRLAYAIDLFVRGVISVERAAELADMSLYDFLYELRKRGIVAYQYSDEEAREELKIE
- a CDS encoding DUF3368 domain-containing protein translates to MNRRCIVVNSSVVIALARVNLLDVIIRLYKEVIIPSAVYDEVVIRGQGRPGSEELEMLVQQGKARLLSPGDKRLVEALHDPLGLGEAEAIALALEHGCIVALDDRIARSKARSMGLKVIGTLGLLREAYDTNIIDKDRLIQSLEQLRQHGFRISERVLRELIGKLG